One part of the Streptomyces lienomycini genome encodes these proteins:
- the rpmE gene encoding 50S ribosomal protein L31, whose translation MKRDIHPEYVETQVSCTCGASFTTRSTIDSGTIRAEVCSECHPFYTGKQKILDTGGRVARFEARFGKAAGSKK comes from the coding sequence TTGAAGCGCGACATCCACCCCGAGTACGTCGAGACGCAGGTCAGCTGCACCTGTGGCGCGTCGTTCACCACCCGCAGCACCATCGACTCCGGCACCATCCGGGCCGAGGTCTGCTCCGAGTGCCACCCGTTCTACACGGGCAAGCAGAAGATCCTCGACACCGGTGGCCGCGTGGCCCGCTTCGAGGCCCGCTTCGGTAAGGCTGCCGGCTCCAAGAAGTAG
- a CDS encoding LCP family protein has product MSAESTPDPAIPGPGRSTATGPGHRGKGRRRKPRSGRRKALLVAAWSAAGIVVLGGTGAGVLYFKLNGNLTSVDIDQALGADRPEKTDNGSENILVLGSDTRAGGNKKLGGGTDDGTARSDTAMIVHVYKGHKKASVVSIPRDTLVDRPDCTDTGGGDHPAAEGVMFNSAYSTGGAACAVKTVESLSGLRMDHYLEVDFNGFQNLVDDLGGVNVTTTEDIKDPDSHLDLRAGTHRLDGEQALGLVRTRHGVGDGSDLGRIQLQQAFVKALVDQVKNVGLLGNPKKLYDIADTATKTVTTDSDLGSVNSLMSFASGLKGIGPGNMHMVTMPVVYDPADANRVLVEKTKAEQVWTALKNDRPIPASATEGTATGEAKGVVNAGE; this is encoded by the coding sequence ATGTCCGCCGAGAGCACGCCGGATCCCGCGATACCCGGCCCCGGCCGGTCCACCGCCACCGGACCCGGCCACCGGGGCAAGGGCCGCCGCCGCAAGCCCAGATCGGGCCGGCGCAAGGCCCTCCTCGTCGCCGCCTGGAGCGCCGCCGGCATCGTGGTCCTGGGCGGCACCGGAGCCGGAGTCCTGTACTTCAAGCTCAACGGCAACCTCACCAGCGTCGACATCGACCAGGCGCTCGGCGCCGACCGGCCCGAGAAGACCGACAACGGCTCCGAGAACATCCTGGTCCTCGGCTCCGACACCCGCGCCGGCGGCAACAAGAAGCTCGGCGGCGGCACCGACGACGGCACCGCCCGCTCGGACACGGCGATGATCGTGCACGTCTACAAGGGCCACAAGAAGGCCAGCGTGGTCTCCATCCCGCGCGACACCCTCGTCGACCGCCCCGACTGCACCGACACCGGCGGCGGCGACCACCCCGCCGCCGAGGGCGTCATGTTCAACTCCGCCTACTCCACCGGCGGCGCCGCCTGCGCCGTGAAGACCGTCGAGTCCCTCAGCGGCCTGCGCATGGACCACTACCTGGAGGTCGACTTCAACGGCTTCCAGAACCTCGTCGACGACCTCGGCGGCGTCAACGTCACCACCACCGAGGACATCAAGGACCCCGACAGCCACCTCGACCTCCGGGCCGGCACCCACCGGCTCGACGGCGAGCAGGCCCTCGGCCTGGTCCGCACCCGGCACGGCGTCGGCGACGGCTCCGACCTCGGCCGCATCCAGCTCCAGCAGGCCTTCGTCAAGGCCCTGGTCGACCAGGTCAAGAACGTCGGCCTGCTCGGCAACCCCAAGAAGCTGTACGACATCGCCGACACCGCCACCAAGACCGTGACCACCGACTCCGACCTGGGCTCGGTCAACTCCCTGATGTCCTTCGCGAGCGGCCTCAAGGGCATCGGCCCCGGCAACATGCACATGGTCACCATGCCGGTGGTCTACGACCCCGCCGACGCCAACCGCGTCCTGGTGGAGAAGACCAAGGCGGAGCAGGTCTGGACGGCCCTGAAGAACGACCGGCCGATCCCCGCGAGCGCCACCGAGGGCACCGCCACCGGCGAGGCCAAGGGCGTCGTGAACGCCGGGGAATAG
- a CDS encoding L-threonylcarbamoyladenylate synthase: MARRYDTNDATDRVTGLREAASAVRRGELVVLPTDTVYGIGADAFTPDAVGDLLEAKGRGRTMPSPVLIGSPNTLHGLVTDFSEMAWELVDAFWPGALTLVAKHQPSLQWDLGETRGTVAVRMPLHPVAIELLTEVGPMAVSSANLTGHPAPEDCDAAQQMLGDSVSVYLDGGPTPGIVPSSIVDVTREVPVLLRAGALSAEELRKVVPDLEVAN; this comes from the coding sequence ATGGCACGGCGATACGACACCAACGACGCGACCGACCGAGTGACCGGTCTGCGCGAGGCCGCGTCCGCCGTCCGCCGTGGCGAACTGGTGGTGCTGCCGACGGACACCGTGTACGGCATCGGCGCCGACGCCTTCACCCCGGACGCCGTCGGCGACCTGCTCGAGGCCAAGGGGCGGGGCCGCACCATGCCCTCGCCCGTCCTCATCGGCTCGCCCAACACCCTGCACGGCCTGGTCACGGACTTCTCCGAGATGGCCTGGGAGCTGGTCGACGCCTTCTGGCCGGGCGCGCTGACGCTGGTCGCCAAGCACCAGCCGTCGCTGCAGTGGGACCTCGGCGAGACCCGCGGCACGGTGGCCGTGCGGATGCCGCTGCACCCGGTCGCCATCGAGCTGCTCACCGAGGTCGGCCCGATGGCCGTGTCCTCCGCCAACCTGACCGGCCACCCCGCCCCCGAGGACTGCGACGCCGCCCAGCAGATGCTCGGCGACTCCGTCTCCGTCTACCTCGACGGCGGCCCCACCCCCGGCATCGTCCCCTCGTCCATCGTCGACGTCACCCGCGAGGTGCCCGTGCTGCTGCGCGCGGGCGCGTTGTCGGCGGAGGAGCTGCGCAAGGTGGTACCCGACCTCGAGGTGGCGAATTGA
- the prmC gene encoding peptide chain release factor N(5)-glutamine methyltransferase: MLLAEVAQATQRLADAGVPSPRTDAEELAAHLHGVKRGQLHTVPDAEFDARYWEVVARREAREPLQHITGRAYFRYLELQVGPGVFVPRPETESVVGWAIDAVRAMDVVEPRIVDLCTGSGAIALALAQEVPRSRVHAVELSEDALKWTRKNMEGSRVDLRQGDALTAFPDLDGHVDLVVSNPPYIPLTEWEYVAPEARDHDPQLALFSGEDGLDLIRGLERTAHRLLRPGGVVVVEHADTQGGQVPWIFTEERGWADAADHPDLNNRPRFATARKALP, from the coding sequence GTGCTGCTCGCGGAGGTGGCCCAGGCCACCCAGCGGCTGGCCGACGCCGGCGTGCCCTCGCCGCGCACCGACGCGGAGGAGCTCGCCGCGCACCTGCACGGAGTGAAGCGGGGCCAGCTGCACACCGTGCCGGACGCGGAATTCGACGCCCGGTACTGGGAGGTCGTCGCCCGCCGCGAGGCCCGCGAGCCGCTCCAGCACATCACCGGCCGCGCCTACTTCCGCTACCTGGAGCTCCAGGTCGGCCCCGGCGTCTTCGTGCCCCGCCCCGAGACCGAGTCGGTCGTCGGGTGGGCCATAGACGCGGTGCGCGCCATGGACGTCGTCGAGCCCCGCATCGTCGACCTGTGCACCGGCTCCGGCGCCATCGCGCTGGCGCTCGCCCAGGAGGTGCCGCGCTCGCGCGTGCACGCCGTGGAGCTGTCCGAGGACGCCCTCAAGTGGACGCGCAAGAACATGGAGGGGTCCAGGGTCGACCTGCGCCAGGGAGACGCCCTGACGGCCTTCCCCGACCTCGACGGCCACGTCGACCTGGTGGTCTCCAACCCGCCGTACATCCCGCTCACCGAGTGGGAGTACGTCGCCCCCGAGGCCCGCGACCACGATCCGCAGCTGGCCCTGTTCTCCGGCGAGGACGGCCTCGACCTGATCCGCGGCCTGGAACGCACCGCGCACCGCCTGCTGCGCCCCGGCGGCGTGGTCGTCGTCGAGCACGCCGACACCCAGGGCGGCCAGGTGCCCTGGATCTTCACCGAGGAGCGGGGCTGGGCCGACGCGGCCGACCACCCCGACCTCAACAACCGGCCCAGGTTCGCGACCGCCCGCAAGGCACTGCCGTGA
- a CDS encoding arsenate reductase/protein-tyrosine-phosphatase family protein, whose amino-acid sequence MTAPETGRGIGNGERAAEITTTFVGLPRDSFRILHVSTGNVCRSPITERLTRHAVKERLGVLGGGLIVESAGTWGHEGAPMEANAETVLADFGADAAGFTGRELLDEHVIRADLVLTATRDHRAQVISMGHSAGLRTFTLKEFTRLVNAIDPATLPPLEDGVVTRARALVRAAAALRGWLLAPTVEADEVYDPYGAPLPFFRSVGDEIHQALDPVVTALTGVPARA is encoded by the coding sequence TTGACGGCCCCTGAGACGGGGCGTGGCATAGGCAACGGGGAACGCGCCGCGGAGATCACGACGACCTTCGTCGGACTCCCGCGCGACAGCTTCCGCATCCTCCACGTCAGCACCGGCAACGTCTGCCGCTCGCCCATCACCGAGCGGCTGACCCGGCACGCCGTGAAGGAGCGGCTCGGCGTCCTGGGCGGCGGCCTGATCGTGGAGAGCGCCGGCACCTGGGGCCACGAGGGCGCCCCCATGGAGGCGAACGCCGAGACGGTCCTCGCGGACTTCGGCGCGGACGCCGCCGGGTTCACCGGGCGCGAGCTGCTCGACGAACACGTGATCCGCGCCGACCTGGTGCTCACCGCGACCCGGGACCACCGGGCCCAGGTCATCTCCATGGGCCACTCGGCGGGCCTGCGCACCTTCACCCTCAAGGAGTTCACCCGCCTGGTGAACGCCATCGACCCGGCCACGCTGCCGCCCCTGGAGGACGGCGTGGTGACCCGGGCGCGCGCCCTGGTCCGCGCGGCCGCGGCGCTGCGCGGATGGCTGCTGGCGCCCACGGTGGAGGCGGACGAGGTGTACGACCCGTACGGTGCGCCGCTGCCGTTCTTCCGGTCCGTCGGGGACGAGATACACCAGGCGCTCGACCCGGTGGTGACGGCGCTGACGGGGGTCCCCGCGCGGGCGTGA
- the prfA gene encoding peptide chain release factor 1, whose amino-acid sequence MFEAVEELVAEHADLEKKLADPSVHADQANARKLNKRYAELTPIVATYRSWKQTGEDAETAREFAADDPDFAAEVKELEKRREELTEKLRLLLVPRDPNDDKDVILEVKAGAGGDESALFAGDLLRMYLRYAERVGWKTEIIDSTESELGGYKDVQVAVKTKGGQGATEPGQGVWARLKYEGGVHRVQRVPATESQGRIHTSAAGVLVTPEAEEIDVEINPNDLRIDVYRSSGPGGQSVNTTDSAVRITHLPTGVVASCQNEKSQLQNKEQAMRILRSRLLAAAQEEAEKEAADARRSQVRTVDRSEKIRTYNFPENRISDHRVGFKAYNLDQVLDGDLDSVIQACVDADSAAKLAAA is encoded by the coding sequence ATGTTCGAGGCCGTCGAGGAACTCGTCGCCGAGCACGCCGACCTGGAGAAGAAGCTCGCCGACCCGTCGGTCCACGCCGACCAGGCCAACGCGCGCAAGCTGAACAAGCGGTACGCCGAGCTCACCCCGATCGTCGCCACGTACCGCTCCTGGAAGCAGACCGGCGAGGACGCCGAGACCGCCCGCGAGTTCGCCGCCGACGACCCCGACTTCGCCGCCGAGGTCAAGGAACTGGAGAAGCGGCGCGAGGAACTCACCGAGAAGCTGCGCCTGCTGCTCGTCCCGCGCGACCCCAACGACGACAAGGACGTCATCCTCGAGGTCAAGGCCGGCGCCGGCGGCGACGAGTCGGCGCTCTTCGCCGGCGACCTGCTGCGCATGTACCTGCGCTACGCCGAGCGGGTCGGCTGGAAGACCGAGATCATCGACTCCACCGAGTCCGAGCTGGGCGGCTACAAGGACGTCCAGGTCGCCGTGAAGACCAAGGGCGGCCAGGGCGCCACCGAGCCCGGCCAGGGCGTCTGGGCGCGGCTCAAGTACGAGGGCGGCGTGCACCGCGTGCAGCGGGTGCCCGCGACCGAGTCCCAGGGCCGGATCCACACCTCCGCGGCGGGTGTCCTGGTGACCCCCGAGGCCGAGGAGATCGACGTCGAGATCAACCCGAACGACCTCCGCATCGACGTCTACCGTTCCTCCGGGCCCGGCGGCCAGTCCGTCAACACCACCGACTCCGCCGTGCGCATCACGCACCTGCCGACCGGAGTAGTCGCCTCCTGCCAGAACGAGAAGAGCCAGCTGCAGAACAAGGAGCAGGCGATGCGTATCCTGCGCTCCAGGCTGCTCGCGGCGGCGCAGGAGGAGGCGGAGAAGGAGGCCGCGGACGCCCGCCGCAGCCAGGTCCGCACCGTTGACCGCTCCGAGAAGATCCGTACGTACAACTTCCCGGAGAACCGCATCTCGGACCACCGCGTCGGCTTCAAGGCGTACAACCTGGACCAGGTCCTGGACGGCGACCTCGACTCGGTGATCCAGGCCTGCGTCGACGCGGACTCGGCCGCCAAGCTCGCCGCCGCGTAA